Genomic window (Kangiella profundi):
GATTAATCGCGCTTATATTGAAGTTATGATAGAAGGGGATGCCAAGAAACGTGTCTTTACCTTCCCAATCCCAACTTACAATATTACACCGGACTTTGACTGGGAATCTGAAAATTCAGATTTACTGTTTGAGATGACGGCAAAGTACGGCCTGCCATACTTCCAGAATTTCATCAATTCAGAGCTTTCACCGAATATGATTCGTTCGATGTGTTGTCGTTTGCAACTCGATTTGCGGGAACTACTTAAGCGCGGCAATGGTTTGTTTGGTTCTGCTGAGCAAACTGGTTCTCTGGGTGTTGTCACTATCAACTGCGCACGACTCGGCTATCTCTATAAAGGTGATAAAAAGGCCTTGCTTGATAGAATTGATGAGCTGATGTTGCTTGCTAAAGACTCTTTAGAAGTTAAGCGCAAGGTTATTCAGCATTACATCGACAGTGATTTATTCCCGTATACCAAGCGTTACTTAGGAACATTACGGAATCACTTCTCAACAATTGGCGTCAATGGCATTAATGAGATGGTTCGTAATTTCACCAATGATGAGCACGATATTACGTCAAAAGAGGGGCATGCTATAGCGATTGAACTGCTCGATCATGTACGTTCTCGAATGGTGCAGTTCCAGGAAGAAACAGGTCATCTGTATAATTTGGAAGCGACACCTGCCGAAGGGACAACATACCGTTTTGCTAAAGAAGACAAGAAACGCTATCCAGATATTCTTCAGGCTGGTTATGAAGATGCCCCTTACTATACAAACTCATCGCAATTACCGGTTGGCTACACTGATGATGCTTTCGAAGCTCTTGAACTCCAAGATGAGTTACAGAGTAAATATACCGGTGGCACCGTACTGCATCTGTATATGGGCGAACGCATTTCCAGTGCGGAAGCTTGTAAAAAGATGGTTCGTAAAACCTTAACCAATTTCCGCTTACCTTATATCACCATCACACCAACGTTCTCGATTTGTCCTGTACACGGTTATTTGCAGGGTGAACATGAATATTGTCCTCGCTGTGACGAAGTCTTGGTTCAAAAGTCAGGCGGACAGAATAGTGAAAAGGTGTGTTGCTGATGTTTGAATTTTATTTACAGGATGCTGAGTTAGTGAATTTGTATCACTTAAATAAGTATGACCTAAAGCTTTCAACAACAAAGGAGAAACCTACAATGCAACTTAACAACCAAGATCGCCAAAAGTGTGAAGTTTGGACACGAGTGATGGGCTACCATCGTCCGGTGTCAGCCTTTAACAAAGGCAAGCAATCTGAACACAAAGAACGTCAACATTTTAAAGAGCGTGCTTAATGCTCAAGGAATCGCAATCTGTCAGCAACATTAAGTCAGATGTAGCCTTAAGAGTAGGGGGCATCACGCCCCTTACTACTATAGATTTTCCTCATCATCTGTCGTGTGTAATTTATTGCCAGGGCTGCGCCTGGCGCTGTCGCTATTGCCATAATCCTGAGTTGATACCCACCAAGGCTGATCAATCTTATGAATGGCACTCACTAATTGAATTTCTGCATAAGCGAAAAGGCTTACTTGAAGCTGTTGTATTTAGTGGTGGCGAACCATTACTACAATCAGCATTAGTTCCAGCAATTGAAACAGTCAAAGCTATGGATTTCAAAGTGGGGTTGCACACTGGAGGTTCTGCACCAAAGCGTTTTAAAGCAGTTCTTCCTAATGTCGACTGGGTGGGTTTTGATGTTAAAGATTTGCCCGAATATGGAGACGCTATCATACGTGTTAATGGAGCCGCCGAGGCGAATTGGCAAAGTCTAGATATGCTACTGGAAAGTGGTGTGGATTACGAATGCCGGACAACTGTACATTGGAATTTAACCAATCCGGAGCGTGTTTTAAAGCTTGCAGAAACCTTAGCCTCAAAAGGTGTAAAAAATTATAATCTGCAAATTGCCCGCAATAAGAACACTCTTGATGAAAGCCTGCGCAGTGATGAGTTTTCCTACTCTATGGTTGATAAGGAAACCCGTCAGCAACTCTGCACTGCAATAGAGCCCATGTTTAATAAGTTTAAATGGGTAGAGTAAAGAGTTAGTAAATTTACAGGCTAGCCACCCCCTCACTCGATTCTAAATAATATTCAGACAAACGATCCCTTTGTAGCACGGTAACCTTGCCATTACTAAATGAAAATACATTCTCATCTTCAAATTTCTTTAGTAATCGGGAGAAAGTTTCAGGACGAATGGATAGTTTCCCTGCTATGGATTTTTTTGAAATGTTGATCGGGAAAGTGCCGCCATCGTCAATATCATGTGGCATCATATCGTAGACGAAGCGAGCGACACGCTGTGATGCATCCAGCACGGTAAGCATCTCTATTTCATTGATGTGGCCACGCATTTTAAGGCAGATATTACCAAGCATCTTCATAGCAAGATCGCTATTGTTATGTAGCAGGTTATAAAAGTATTCACTAGGTACCGCTAATATCTGGGTACGCTTAGTACTGGTAGCATTTATAGGGTAGAATTTCTTTTGCAAAAACATTAAAGCTTCCACAAAAGTATCATTGCCATTTACGAACTTAATGATTTTTTCCTTACCTTCGGTTGAAATCAGGTGCAGCTTGACTTGCCCGTCAAGCACTAGAAAAAAGTACTTGGCGGGCTGTCCTTGACTGATTACAGGCTTATTTGGCTTAAAGTAGGTAAGTTTACTGATGGCCAGTAGCTTTTGTAACTGTTCATCGCTGAGGCAGTTAAACATGGCGTTGCGGCGCAGTGTCGGCGCCAGGTTTGTAAGTTGCATAGCTTCCATCATAATCTCTCTATATTTATTTAAGCCAAAATAATGACCATGTCAGCTAGTTAAAAGTTAGCAACCAACATGAGCCATACTTTTCGTGTGTCGACTGAATAACCATCCGACGAATAGTCTGCCAACTTAGCCACAAAGCTTAAGTTCTTATCAATTTTGGATGTATAGTTGACCCCAATTTCTGAACCGTAATCCTGAGAAGTGGCTTCTGCTTTGAAGTCGTGATAAACCAATCCAAATGATTGCATTGAGAACTTTGCATTAACTGCGAAATAAGTATCCTCAATGCCTGCGTCTGGAGTTACTAAGAACTGATCAGCCCAGCCCTGGAACTTATGTTTAGTAGCTAAAGGAGTTTGAAATGCTTGTCCTGATACAGAGTCATCACCAGACAGAACTTCCTGTGCAATAATGAAGCTTATGTTCTGCATTTGGTAACCAACTTCCAATAGCTGATAGTCGCTATCTAAATTGTTTGGGTTATCTTCGTATTCTGATTGCTTGGCATATTCGGCATTTACAAAGAAGGGAAGGTCAGACGTTGGCTTCAGACTGTAGCGCGCACCAATGGTTTTGGTTGAACTTAATGGCGCTTCCTTAAAGTCCAGAAAATAGCCATAGAAGTTTAGGCTCATGCTATCTGCTAAAGACCAATCATAGTTTACGAAATGACTGCGTGTATCAACATTTCCATCGGTGATAGTGTTGATGTTGTTTACATAAGCGTAGGTAAGGTTCGTATTGTTAATGGATTTATTATTTATCAGAACACCATCATAGGTCTGCTCATTCTGACGCCAGCCCACACCGCCTACAAAACGTTGTGTGCCTAGATTGATCCGTTGACGGCCCGCTATTACCTTGGTGTTATCGAAGCCACTGTAGGTCAATGCAGCCTGATTGATTTCTGTGGCTTCTGGATCGGCTACTACCGAATAATCGGTATTGCCGTTTAATGTGCTGTTATAATCATCTCTGTTAGTTACAGCGCTGACGTTATCAACCTCAAGTTTAAAGCTGAAATCATTATAGGACTGGGTATCAAGTGTTACCCTGGAAAGCAGGGTAGAGGCCGTTGCATCTTCTAGTGCATTATCCTGATCAACGTCTTCCAGACGATAGCGGAAATGCCATTTAACGTCGGTATTTTCCAGCGACTCGGCAAAACTGCTGGCTTCTTGTTTGGATTCACTTGCCTGCGTTACTGTAGAGCCGAGCAAAAGGGCTGTAGCCACGGCAAGCGATATGTTGGTCAAACGGGTCATAGTCATCTCCAATATTCTTTATTTTTCACTTGACACCATACCGTAATTAATTGATGCGACTTTGACATATATCAATAAAAGCATTCTTAATGCATCTTTATGCTCAGTATTACAATAGCGCTATCGGTAGGGGCAGACTTTGAGTAATCCCCAGGAGTTTGCGTTAAAGCTTTAGCTCAACAATAGCCTTGTCATTGCGAGTCGTGAGGTCATTTTTTGACCGAATGACGTGGCAATCTCGTGAAGAATATTTCAGTAGTCTTTTTGACCAGATTGCCGCGCTCCTTTTACTCGCTCGCAATGACGTGCTACTTATTAATTGAGCCAGATTACTGCTAACTATTTGAATTAGTTATCTATTATAATGGGATCCTTCAGGGGCAGACCTGCGTGTCTGCCCTTATCAAGATCGAATAACATGCTAGTCGGGCGGACACGCAGGTCCGCCCCTACCCGGAACGAGTAATTAATTACTTGTTTCTACAAATTCTTCATTAGCAACGACATGGAGTCGATATGGTCAACATTAACACCTTCTGGAAGTTGCAGAACCACTCGATGGCCTGAACCCGGTGCAATCTCCATAGACTGCCCCTTTGTAGATTCCATATTATTGAGCTGAAAGTACTGGTTACCGTTTGGTGTCATAATTTCCAGGGTATCGCCAACTTCAAAACAATTTTTTACCTCAACGGTTATCGTATCATCGGTTTTATCACTGACTTCACCGACAAAAAGCTGGCGGTCGCGAATTGAATTACCAGTTTCGTAGTTTTGATATTCATCGTGTACGTGGCGACGGTAAAAGCCTTCGGTATAACCTCGATGAGCAAGCTTTTCTAGCTCATCCATTAGCTTCATATTGAAGGGTTTTCCAGCCGCAGCATCATCAATGGCCTGGCGATAGACTTGGGCTGTACGAGCAACGTAATAGTGTGACTTGGTACGGCCTTCGATTTTAAGCGAATCAATTCCCATTCGAGCAAACTGATCCACATGCTGTACAGCACGCAAATCTTTTGAGTTCATGATATAGGTGCCATGTTCATCTTCAAACACAGGCATATACTCGCCGGGGCGCTCTTTCTCCTGTAATAAAAACACTGACTGAGGATCGACTGTTTGCACGGTTGGCTCTAATTGGCTCACTGCAATAATATCGCCTGCTTCGTTTTCTGTGGCTTCGTGCAAATCGTATTTCCAGCGACAGGCATTGGTGCAAGTGCCTTGATTCGGATCGCGATGATTAAAATATCCTGAAAGCAGACAGCGGCCCGAATAAGCCATACATAAAGCACCATGCACAAAAACTTCAAGTTCCATCTCGGGACAATGAGTTTTAATTTCCTCAATCTCTTTAATCGACAATTCGCGCGATAAAATGACTCGCTTGATGCCTTGCTGATACCAGAACTTCACCGTTGCATAGTTGGTCGCGTTGGCTTGCACTGAAAGATGCACTTCCTGTTCCGGGTAAGCTTCGCGAACCATCATGATTAGTCCGGGATCAGACATAATCAGGGCATCAGGATTTAAGGCAATCACTTCCTTGATGTCATCCATGAATGTTTTAATTTTGCTATTGTGAGGCGCAATGTTGCTGGCGATGTAGAACTTTTTATCCTGCGCATGAGCTTCTTCGATGCCGATGCCAATATTATCCAGGCCAAAGTCATTATTACGTACTCTTAAGCTGTATCTGGGTTGTCCCGCATAAACGGCATCAGCGCCATAAGCAAAGGCATAGCGCATATTTCTTAATGTCCCCGCGGGGGACAATAGTTCTGGTTTTTTCATAGGGTTGAAGTTGGGTTACAGTGGTTAACAGTCGTGTTGATCTTTGAAGCTACTCTTCATAGGCTCAGATGATTTTGCAGGAAAATTAGCTGCAAAATCACCGAGCTCAATGGCCTCATGAATATGATCGATAATATTGCTATCCATGATGTTGTAGATATCTTCAAACTGCTTAATGATGAAG
Coding sequences:
- a CDS encoding ribonucleoside triphosphate reductase; this translates as MGIEIEKAPMPIKIVKRDLSEAKFERSKIYEAILKAGKASGEFDADEAEKLTRQVIDVLSFRFTNLTVPTVEQVQDIVEHCLAVNQYFTTAKSYILYREKHKQIRENKKTLLDITSSVEEYLSGSDWRVKANANQGYSLGGLILNVSGKVIANYWLNHIYEPEIGQAHRNADLHIHDLDMLAGYCAGWSLRTLLHEGLNGVPGKIDSGPPKHLSSAIGQMVNFLGTLQNEWAGAQAFSSFDTYLAPYIRKDAMKYEDVKQCIQEFIYNLNVPSRWGTQTPFTNITLDWVCPEDLREQIPIIAGEEMPFAYGDLQKEMEMINRAYIEVMIEGDAKKRVFTFPIPTYNITPDFDWESENSDLLFEMTAKYGLPYFQNFINSELSPNMIRSMCCRLQLDLRELLKRGNGLFGSAEQTGSLGVVTINCARLGYLYKGDKKALLDRIDELMLLAKDSLEVKRKVIQHYIDSDLFPYTKRYLGTLRNHFSTIGVNGINEMVRNFTNDEHDITSKEGHAIAIELLDHVRSRMVQFQEETGHLYNLEATPAEGTTYRFAKEDKKRYPDILQAGYEDAPYYTNSSQLPVGYTDDAFEALELQDELQSKYTGGTVLHLYMGERISSAEACKKMVRKTLTNFRLPYITITPTFSICPVHGYLQGEHEYCPRCDEVLVQKSGGQNSEKVCC
- the nrdD gene encoding anaerobic ribonucleoside-triphosphate reductase; this translates as MQLNNQDRQKCEVWTRVMGYHRPVSAFNKGKQSEHKERQHFKERA
- a CDS encoding anaerobic ribonucleoside-triphosphate reductase activating protein — translated: MLKESQSVSNIKSDVALRVGGITPLTTIDFPHHLSCVIYCQGCAWRCRYCHNPELIPTKADQSYEWHSLIEFLHKRKGLLEAVVFSGGEPLLQSALVPAIETVKAMDFKVGLHTGGSAPKRFKAVLPNVDWVGFDVKDLPEYGDAIIRVNGAAEANWQSLDMLLESGVDYECRTTVHWNLTNPERVLKLAETLASKGVKNYNLQIARNKNTLDESLRSDEFSYSMVDKETRQQLCTAIEPMFNKFKWVE
- a CDS encoding Crp/Fnr family transcriptional regulator yields the protein MMEAMQLTNLAPTLRRNAMFNCLSDEQLQKLLAISKLTYFKPNKPVISQGQPAKYFFLVLDGQVKLHLISTEGKEKIIKFVNGNDTFVEALMFLQKKFYPINATSTKRTQILAVPSEYFYNLLHNNSDLAMKMLGNICLKMRGHINEIEMLTVLDASQRVARFVYDMMPHDIDDGGTFPINISKKSIAGKLSIRPETFSRLLKKFEDENVFSFSNGKVTVLQRDRLSEYYLESSEGVASL
- a CDS encoding alginate export family protein, encoding MTRLTNISLAVATALLLGSTVTQASESKQEASSFAESLENTDVKWHFRYRLEDVDQDNALEDATASTLLSRVTLDTQSYNDFSFKLEVDNVSAVTNRDDYNSTLNGNTDYSVVADPEATEINQAALTYSGFDNTKVIAGRQRINLGTQRFVGGVGWRQNEQTYDGVLINNKSINNTNLTYAYVNNINTITDGNVDTRSHFVNYDWSLADSMSLNFYGYFLDFKEAPLSSTKTIGARYSLKPTSDLPFFVNAEYAKQSEYEDNPNNLDSDYQLLEVGYQMQNISFIIAQEVLSGDDSVSGQAFQTPLATKHKFQGWADQFLVTPDAGIEDTYFAVNAKFSMQSFGLVYHDFKAEATSQDYGSEIGVNYTSKIDKNLSFVAKLADYSSDGYSVDTRKVWLMLVANF
- the trhP gene encoding prephenate-dependent tRNA uridine(34) hydroxylase TrhP, with the translated sequence MKKPELLSPAGTLRNMRYAFAYGADAVYAGQPRYSLRVRNNDFGLDNIGIGIEEAHAQDKKFYIASNIAPHNSKIKTFMDDIKEVIALNPDALIMSDPGLIMMVREAYPEQEVHLSVQANATNYATVKFWYQQGIKRVILSRELSIKEIEEIKTHCPEMELEVFVHGALCMAYSGRCLLSGYFNHRDPNQGTCTNACRWKYDLHEATENEAGDIIAVSQLEPTVQTVDPQSVFLLQEKERPGEYMPVFEDEHGTYIMNSKDLRAVQHVDQFARMGIDSLKIEGRTKSHYYVARTAQVYRQAIDDAAAGKPFNMKLMDELEKLAHRGYTEGFYRRHVHDEYQNYETGNSIRDRQLFVGEVSDKTDDTITVEVKNCFEVGDTLEIMTPNGNQYFQLNNMESTKGQSMEIAPGSGHRVVLQLPEGVNVDHIDSMSLLMKNL